TAAATAATCAACAATTGGTTTATTTTTATTAGCTGCAGCCCAATGTAAAATGGTATCCCCTTGGTTTGTTGTTTCATTTAAATTCCATTTCTTTAGGGAATCTATGTATTTTAATAAATCCAAGTCATTAAAAAAAACTGAATATGTAAGAGCAGTAAATCCTAGTTTGTCTCTAAATTGAAAATTCACTTTCTTTTCTAATAAATACTCGAATATTTCTTTATTGGCACGAACATTTAACGCATGTTGGAAAAGATTCAATTCGGAAGTATCATTTTCCTCATACAAAATGATGGAAGTATCTTTTTGAATGCTCCCGTTAGTAAAAAGTTCCTTTAATTTGGATAGGTCATTTTTTGCAATCGCTTGGAAAGCAAGTCTCGGTGCGTAGGATTCCTCTCGAGTTACATCATAAATCTCTAACGAAGGTTGATTGTTTCTGGAAGTGTACAATATACTGTACATAAACGAACCCTTTTTATCAGCAGTAGGAATTTCTAAAGAAACCTTTGTATTCAAATGAATCGTTGCTTTCGCTGTTGCATTTTCACCCGAAAAAGATTCCGTTTTACTGGATTCACCAGTGGTTAAGTTGATACTCGCACTTATCTTCCGAATGGTACGACCAAAATAAAAAGAGAGTAATGCATTTGTTTTGTCAATTTTTTCGATACAGCCAGATAAAGAAGTATTACCAGTGGAAATAAAAAAATCAGACTCAATGACTACAAACTGACTGATTTTACAATTTGGATTTGGTTTCGCATTCTCAATGATTTGAAAATTCGCAACCGACTTGCAACTAACAAGCAAAAAAAGTAAAGGTAAGATGAATACAGATTTCATATCCTAAAAGACTGACAAATTCTAACGTTGTCAAATCAAAAATAGAATCGAAAATTGAGGAAGGTGTTAGGGAAAAAAGAAAATGGAT
Above is a window of Leptospira wolbachii serovar Codice str. CDC DNA encoding:
- a CDS encoding ankyrin repeat domain-containing protein; this translates as MKSVFILPLLFLLVSCKSVANFQIIENAKPNPNCKISQFVVIESDFFISTGNTSLSGCIEKIDKTNALLSFYFGRTIRKISASINLTTGESSKTESFSGENATAKATIHLNTKVSLEIPTADKKGSFMYSILYTSRNNQPSLEIYDVTREESYAPRLAFQAIAKNDLSKLKELFTNGSIQKDTSIILYEENDTSELNLFQHALNVRANKEIFEYLLEKKVNFQFRDKLGFTALTYSVFFNDLDLLKYIDSLKKWNLNETTNQGDTILHWAAANKNKPIVDYLLKRGISKDIKNNQGLTAYDIAKSKLSYEIMEILQ